The Prosthecobacter vanneervenii region TCACGGCGAGGTTCAGCTGATCGTACTCGATCGGCTTCTTGATCACCGTCACAGGGCCGTGGCCGAGGATGCGGCTGAGGATCTCACTGTCTGGGTAGCCGGTGATCACCACGATGGGCAGATCGGGATACAGAGCCTTAAGCTGGGAATACACTTCGTCTCCGGGCACATCAGGCAGCTTCAGGTCCAGGAAGACGAAGTCAAACTTCTGCTTCTTGGCCATGGCGATGGCTTCCGCACCGGTGCCCACCACGAGGCGGCCAAAGCCTGCCTTCTTGAGGAACTGCTTGAAGAGCGCCTGCAGCGCAGGGTCATCGTCCACCACCATCACGGTGGGCTGGCCGGCCTCGTCTTCCTTGCGCAGCACGTCACGGTCCAGAAGGCTGCGCTTGATGCGCCAGCGACCGCCAATCTGCACAGCAGGCAGCTGCCCGCGCTGGACGAGGTAATAGACAGTCGGAAGAGGGATGCGGAGATACTCCGCAGTCTCTTTCACAGTCATGAGTTCAGGTGTTGCAAGGTCGGCCATAAATTTAGAGAAGTGAGTGGATGCCTA contains the following coding sequences:
- a CDS encoding response regulator, with the protein product MADLATPELMTVKETAEYLRIPLPTVYYLVQRGQLPAVQIGGRWRIKRSLLDRDVLRKEDEAGQPTVMVVDDDPALQALFKQFLKKAGFGRLVVGTGAEAIAMAKKQKFDFVFLDLKLPDVPGDEVYSQLKALYPDLPIVVITGYPDSEILSRILGHGPVTVIKKPIEYDQLNLAVKQLGHKGAEAAV